Proteins encoded together in one Halalkaliarchaeum sp. AArc-CO window:
- the ilvA gene encoding threonine ammonia-lyase — MLTLEDVLEADDRIRDVVRWTPLERSHSFSEETGADVALKLENFQRTGAFKIRGALNRIETLDADRKQAGVITASAGNHAQGVALAATRAGVDSTIVMPKFAPISKVKATRRYGGTVILHGEDYDAAQAHARELAATEDRTYVHAFDDEQVMAGQGTIGLEIVEDCPEVDTVVVPIGGGGLIAGIATAVTEQLDDVRVIGVQAAGASSAKESLERGEIYERDQVDTIADGIATRRIGDKPFAVMQERVDEVVTVTDREIALALTLLLERTKALVEGAGAVSLAAVLSEAFDYEDGETIVPALCGGNINLNQLTTVVMRGLVQLGRYLKIRTVLKDRPGALQSLVDIIAESGANIYAIHHDRTSRKAAVNAAEVELEIETHDTEHAEELIAKLRSRGYAVDVLD, encoded by the coding sequence ATGCTCACCCTCGAGGACGTGCTCGAAGCCGACGACCGGATCCGGGACGTCGTCCGGTGGACGCCGCTCGAGCGCTCCCACAGTTTCTCCGAGGAGACGGGAGCGGACGTGGCGTTGAAACTGGAGAACTTCCAGCGCACCGGCGCGTTCAAGATCCGGGGGGCGTTGAACCGGATCGAAACGCTGGACGCAGACCGGAAGCAAGCGGGCGTGATCACCGCCAGTGCGGGCAACCACGCACAGGGGGTGGCGCTTGCGGCGACCCGCGCCGGCGTCGACTCCACGATCGTGATGCCGAAGTTCGCGCCGATCTCGAAGGTGAAAGCCACCCGTCGGTACGGCGGAACGGTGATCCTCCACGGTGAGGACTACGACGCGGCACAGGCGCACGCACGCGAACTCGCCGCAACCGAAGACAGGACGTACGTTCACGCGTTCGATGACGAACAAGTCATGGCCGGCCAGGGCACGATCGGCCTCGAGATCGTCGAAGACTGCCCGGAGGTCGACACCGTCGTCGTCCCGATCGGGGGTGGCGGGCTGATCGCGGGGATCGCGACGGCCGTGACCGAACAGCTCGATGACGTCCGGGTGATCGGCGTGCAGGCGGCGGGAGCGTCCTCGGCAAAGGAGTCGCTCGAACGTGGGGAGATTTACGAGCGCGACCAGGTCGACACCATCGCCGACGGGATCGCCACCCGGCGGATCGGCGACAAACCCTTCGCGGTGATGCAAGAACGGGTCGACGAGGTGGTTACCGTCACGGATCGGGAGATCGCACTCGCGTTGACCCTCCTGTTAGAGCGGACGAAAGCGCTCGTCGAAGGGGCAGGAGCGGTGTCGCTTGCGGCGGTGCTGTCGGAGGCGTTCGACTACGAGGACGGCGAGACGATCGTACCGGCGCTTTGCGGCGGGAACATCAACCTCAATCAGCTCACGACGGTGGTGATGCGGGGGCTGGTTCAGCTCGGCCGGTACCTGAAGATCAGGACCGTGCTGAAGGATCGCCCAGGGGCGCTGCAGTCGCTCGTGGACATCATCGCCGAAAGCGGGGCGAACATCTACGCCATCCACCACGATCGGACCTCGCGCAAGGCGGCGGTCAACGCCGCCGAGGTGGAACTGGAGATCGAAACCCACGACACCGAACATGCCGAGGAGTTGATCGCGAAGCTTCGCAGCCGAGGATACGCGGTGGACGTACTCGACTGA
- a CDS encoding DUF6517 family protein, which yields MRRRELIAGAGITLAATSAGCTSVLNDEPVAFEAALAQVPESVARDAGYELDEFDQQVIERTFEAAGQSQTVQVTNRTAEYEKAVELGPLGELRAAIFTALSTPKVEVLGRTFNPVDDRSNEELAEMIQDQYADIGDLEVEHEAPVTVLGTDTTQTKFAGEIRMEGGEEIDIYLHVSSAVESGDDLVIGVGAYPQQLPGEEDRVLTMMEAIEHDT from the coding sequence ATGCGACGACGCGAACTCATCGCCGGAGCCGGGATCACGCTGGCGGCGACGTCGGCAGGCTGTACGAGCGTACTGAACGACGAGCCGGTCGCCTTCGAAGCCGCGCTCGCCCAGGTTCCCGAGTCGGTGGCTCGAGACGCGGGATACGAACTCGACGAATTCGACCAACAGGTGATCGAGCGGACCTTCGAAGCCGCCGGGCAGTCTCAGACCGTCCAGGTGACCAACCGGACTGCAGAGTACGAAAAAGCCGTCGAACTGGGGCCGCTCGGCGAGCTCCGCGCCGCCATCTTCACGGCGCTTTCGACCCCGAAAGTGGAGGTTCTCGGCCGGACGTTCAACCCCGTCGACGACCGCTCGAACGAGGAACTCGCAGAGATGATTCAGGACCAGTACGCCGACATCGGCGATCTCGAGGTTGAACACGAAGCGCCGGTGACCGTTCTGGGCACCGACACGACCCAGACGAAGTTCGCCGGCGAAATTCGCATGGAAGGTGGGGAAGAGATCGACATCTACCTCCACGTGAGCAGCGCGGTCGAGAGTGGCGACGACCTCGTGATCGGCGTCGGTGCCTATCCCCAACAGCTACCGGGCGAAGAGGACCGCGTCTTGACCATGATGGAAGCGATCGAACACGATACATAA
- a CDS encoding methylmalonyl-CoA mutase family protein encodes MFDEEELEEIRRAREEWEAETLDPVLERHGERSDRFATVSNLEVDRLYTPEDVADLEYTEDLGLPGEEPFTRGVYPTMYRGRTWTMRQFAGFGTAEETNERFHYLIENGQTGLSTAFDMPSLMGIDSDAPMADGEVGKEGVAVDTLRDMEILFEGIDVGEVSTSFTINPSAPVIFAMYIALADQQDVPREQLRGTLQNDMLKEFIAQKEWVMPPEPSLDLVTDVIEYAAAETPKFNPISVSGYHIREAGSTAVQELAFTLADGFAYVEDGIDRGLDVDEFAPQLSFFFNSHNSIFEEVAKFRAARRIYARVMDEWYDAADPASKRLKFHTQTAGQSLTAQQPLNNVVRVTIQALAGVLGGTQSLHTNSYDEALALPSEQAVRVALRTQQIIAEESGAADIVDPLGGSYAVEALTDEVETEAMAYIEEIREMGDGSVREGVLSGIENGFFHREIQDAAYEYQERVEAGEETVVGVNAYEIDEDTRPEILEVDETVQKRQRDRLESVKRERDDEAVEAALSELEAVVAAGDNAMPAIVDAVKAYATMGEIMDVFEAQHGSYQETVGVAY; translated from the coding sequence ATGTTCGACGAGGAGGAACTCGAGGAGATCCGCCGGGCGCGCGAGGAGTGGGAGGCGGAAACACTCGATCCGGTACTGGAGCGACACGGCGAGCGCAGCGACCGATTCGCCACCGTGTCGAACCTCGAGGTCGATCGGCTGTACACCCCCGAGGACGTCGCCGACCTCGAGTACACCGAGGATCTGGGGCTCCCGGGCGAGGAGCCGTTCACCCGGGGAGTGTATCCGACGATGTACCGCGGCCGGACGTGGACGATGCGTCAGTTCGCCGGCTTCGGCACCGCAGAGGAGACCAACGAGCGGTTCCACTACCTCATCGAGAACGGCCAGACGGGGCTGTCGACGGCGTTCGACATGCCGTCGCTGATGGGGATCGATTCGGACGCCCCGATGGCCGACGGCGAGGTCGGCAAGGAGGGGGTCGCTGTCGACACGCTGCGGGACATGGAGATCCTCTTCGAGGGCATCGACGTCGGCGAGGTGTCGACGTCGTTTACCATCAACCCGAGCGCGCCGGTGATCTTCGCGATGTACATCGCGCTCGCAGACCAGCAGGACGTCCCCCGCGAACAGCTCCGGGGAACCCTACAAAACGACATGCTCAAGGAGTTCATCGCCCAGAAGGAGTGGGTGATGCCCCCGGAGCCGTCGCTGGATCTGGTCACGGACGTAATCGAGTACGCCGCCGCGGAGACGCCGAAGTTCAATCCCATCTCGGTGTCGGGGTACCACATCCGGGAGGCCGGCTCGACAGCAGTCCAGGAGCTGGCGTTCACGCTGGCGGACGGGTTCGCCTACGTCGAGGACGGGATCGACCGCGGGCTCGACGTCGACGAGTTCGCGCCGCAGCTGTCCTTCTTTTTCAACTCCCACAACTCCATCTTCGAGGAGGTCGCGAAGTTCCGCGCGGCCCGCCGGATCTACGCCCGGGTGATGGACGAGTGGTACGACGCCGCTGACCCGGCCTCGAAGCGGCTGAAGTTCCACACCCAGACGGCCGGTCAGTCGCTGACCGCCCAGCAGCCGCTCAACAACGTCGTCCGGGTGACCATCCAGGCGCTCGCGGGCGTGCTCGGCGGCACCCAGTCGCTACACACCAACTCCTACGACGAGGCGCTGGCGCTGCCCAGCGAACAGGCGGTCCGTGTCGCACTGCGAACCCAGCAGATCATCGCCGAGGAGTCCGGCGCAGCCGACATCGTCGATCCTCTCGGGGGATCCTACGCCGTGGAGGCGCTCACCGACGAGGTGGAAACCGAAGCGATGGCGTACATCGAGGAGATCCGGGAAATGGGTGACGGCTCGGTGCGCGAAGGCGTCCTGTCCGGGATCGAAAACGGCTTCTTCCACCGGGAGATCCAGGACGCCGCCTACGAGTACCAGGAGCGCGTCGAGGCGGGCGAAGAGACGGTCGTCGGCGTCAACGCCTACGAGATCGACGAGGACACCCGCCCGGAGATCCTGGAGGTGGACGAGACAGTACAAAAGCGCCAGCGCGACCGGCTCGAGTCGGTCAAGCGGGAGCGCGACGACGAGGCGGTCGAGGCAGCCCTTTCCGAACTCGAAGCGGTCGTCGCCGCCGGCGACAACGCGATGCCCGCGATCGTCGACGCGGTGAAGGCGTACGCCACGATGGGCGAGATCATGGACGTGTTCGAAGCACAGCACGGCAGCTACCAGGAAACCGTCGGCGTGGCATACTGA
- a CDS encoding stage II sporulation protein M: MRIGSRVRDAVRTLVYRPHDVLPWYLVGAGVPAVSRVISLLAFALAAGVLWARSGLATFRERALEIGPIPVDDPAFGEAQDPFGDPETVGQPPEQELEELLGATPEELAAVFEPLADPLAVSIVVVGLVLTGIVSVGLNAVASAGRLGGVYGALRGADGSRAGVETFLRDWRSFLALLIVELVALAVVVLVGLGLLSTAMAAGGAAGVGLGLLAVLGTVVGILLVQLLLAFVGPAIVVDGRGFFPGLKSGLGFLVREPLAVVAYVVLGLSVLVGLAVVGGVFSLLGAGSVVALLGLVVATPLLETTKVSFYAASRGEELSAPPPDLREHRPLRFRARDGFARGWRELFAFVRETPGLHATIVGLFAAGIAIGWIVIGGGLVGIVETSIDGRLVGTNPIGLFFDFAANNWTVAVLTATGGLAFAVPAAVSILFNGLAFGAIARLEVDLLELFAFVVPHGIVEIPAILIAGALGLWLGLIALRGVVGRAGRADLADGIRRAYWVLVGIAILILVAAVIEAFVSPYLRLLV, from the coding sequence ATGCGTATTGGTTCCCGCGTTCGCGACGCCGTCCGGACGCTCGTGTATCGCCCCCACGACGTTCTCCCGTGGTATCTCGTCGGTGCCGGCGTCCCCGCGGTGAGTCGCGTGATCAGCCTGCTCGCGTTCGCGCTGGCTGCCGGAGTGCTGTGGGCCCGAAGTGGGCTCGCGACGTTCCGCGAGCGCGCCCTCGAGATCGGACCGATCCCGGTCGACGATCCGGCCTTCGGGGAGGCGCAGGACCCGTTCGGGGATCCGGAGACGGTCGGACAACCGCCCGAACAGGAACTCGAGGAGCTCCTCGGCGCGACGCCCGAAGAACTCGCTGCGGTGTTCGAGCCGCTCGCGGATCCGCTTGCGGTTTCGATCGTCGTCGTCGGGCTCGTTCTCACCGGGATCGTCTCGGTGGGGCTCAACGCGGTCGCGTCGGCGGGCCGTCTCGGCGGCGTCTACGGTGCGCTTCGCGGTGCGGACGGCTCCCGGGCCGGCGTGGAGACGTTTCTCCGCGACTGGCGTTCGTTCCTCGCGCTTCTGATCGTCGAGCTCGTCGCGCTCGCAGTCGTCGTGCTCGTCGGACTCGGACTGCTTTCTACCGCCATGGCCGCCGGCGGCGCCGCCGGCGTCGGGCTCGGGCTCCTTGCAGTCCTCGGGACGGTCGTCGGCATCCTCCTGGTGCAGCTGCTATTGGCGTTCGTCGGCCCGGCGATCGTCGTCGACGGCCGGGGGTTTTTCCCGGGGCTGAAAAGCGGCCTCGGGTTCCTCGTCCGCGAACCGCTCGCGGTCGTCGCCTACGTGGTGCTGGGGCTTTCAGTCCTCGTCGGACTCGCCGTCGTCGGGGGCGTCTTCTCGCTTCTGGGTGCCGGAAGCGTCGTCGCCCTGCTCGGGCTGGTGGTGGCGACGCCGCTTTTGGAGACGACGAAGGTGAGCTTCTACGCCGCCTCGCGGGGCGAGGAGCTGTCGGCGCCGCCGCCGGATCTCCGGGAACACCGACCGCTTCGCTTCCGGGCCCGTGACGGCTTCGCCCGCGGCTGGCGGGAGCTTTTCGCGTTCGTCCGGGAGACGCCGGGGCTGCACGCGACGATCGTCGGTCTGTTCGCTGCCGGGATCGCGATCGGCTGGATCGTGATCGGTGGCGGACTCGTCGGGATCGTCGAGACCTCAATCGACGGGCGACTCGTGGGAACGAACCCGATCGGGCTCTTTTTCGACTTCGCGGCGAACAACTGGACGGTCGCGGTGCTCACCGCCACCGGCGGACTCGCGTTCGCGGTGCCGGCGGCGGTGTCGATCCTTTTTAACGGCCTCGCGTTCGGCGCGATCGCCCGCCTCGAGGTCGACCTCCTGGAGCTTTTCGCGTTCGTCGTCCCCCACGGGATCGTCGAGATCCCTGCAATCTTGATCGCCGGCGCGCTCGGCCTGTGGCTGGGGCTGATCGCGTTGCGGGGGGTCGTCGGACGCGCCGGTCGGGCGGATCTCGCCGACGGGATCCGGCGCGCCTACTGGGTGCTTGTCGGCATCGCGATCCTGATCCTGGTGGCGGCGGTGATCGAGGCGTTCGTCAGCCCGTACCTGCGATTGCTGGTGTAG
- a CDS encoding MATE family efflux transporter codes for MLSRLRRVWRRVFALAWPVMAEQTFRTAMRTTDVIVTALFSPAAVVAIGLADLYARFPLRIGLGLGSGAIALSSQDTGAGATARRDEVVTQALLLGLLAGVPFVAFGYFLGEFAIRIFGASDRVVALGAVYLAIIFATAPARHVALVGARALQGTGDTRTPMYVNVAANSLNIAGSVVLGLGLFGFPRLEIVGVGLATATANVLTATLLCAAIYTTWTPANFARPRDLTIAKQLLQVGAPRMAEGFGSELAEFPFNALLLGFGEVVNAGFQIGRRVYQQVTGPLSRGYNVAASVLVGQELGAGNPAEARFNGWAVAGLGIATVGTIGILLAVFAESVVTHPAVVELFGREDPEALAYGAAFAQVYGLSAVALVSFSSLSGSLQGASETRIPFVARLSGMFVFFLGLSWLLGSTLGYGPVGAYVGVFVAYVWMALVVAYGFGYAGWADRAARLMDERSDEGASDAVEGDSVGDPDVD; via the coding sequence ATGCTCTCGCGTCTGCGGCGCGTCTGGCGTCGGGTGTTCGCGCTCGCCTGGCCCGTGATGGCCGAACAGACGTTCCGCACGGCGATGCGCACGACCGACGTGATCGTCACGGCGCTGTTCTCGCCGGCGGCGGTGGTCGCGATCGGGCTGGCGGACCTGTACGCCCGGTTCCCGCTGCGGATCGGGCTGGGACTGGGAAGCGGCGCGATCGCGCTCTCCTCGCAGGACACCGGCGCCGGCGCCACCGCCCGCCGCGACGAGGTGGTGACCCAGGCGCTGCTTTTGGGCCTGCTCGCGGGCGTCCCGTTCGTCGCGTTCGGCTACTTCCTCGGGGAGTTCGCGATCCGGATCTTCGGCGCGAGCGACCGAGTGGTGGCGCTGGGGGCGGTGTATCTCGCGATCATTTTTGCAACCGCACCCGCCCGCCACGTCGCGCTCGTGGGCGCCAGGGCGCTTCAGGGGACCGGCGACACGCGGACGCCGATGTACGTCAACGTGGCCGCCAACTCCCTGAACATCGCCGGTTCGGTCGTTCTCGGTCTCGGCCTGTTCGGGTTCCCTCGCCTCGAGATCGTCGGGGTGGGACTCGCGACCGCGACCGCGAACGTCCTCACGGCGACGCTTCTGTGCGCCGCGATCTACACCACCTGGACGCCGGCGAACTTCGCCCGTCCCCGCGATCTCACCATCGCCAAACAGTTGCTCCAGGTCGGCGCTCCACGGATGGCGGAGGGGTTCGGCTCGGAGCTCGCGGAGTTCCCGTTCAACGCCCTCCTTTTGGGGTTCGGGGAGGTCGTCAACGCGGGATTCCAGATCGGTCGTCGCGTCTACCAGCAGGTGACCGGGCCGCTCTCGCGGGGGTACAACGTGGCCGCGAGCGTACTCGTCGGCCAGGAACTCGGGGCGGGTAACCCTGCCGAGGCGCGGTTCAACGGCTGGGCGGTCGCCGGACTCGGGATTGCTACGGTCGGGACGATCGGTATCCTGCTTGCGGTCTTCGCCGAATCGGTCGTCACCCATCCGGCCGTCGTGGAGCTGTTCGGACGGGAGGATCCCGAAGCGCTCGCCTACGGTGCGGCGTTCGCCCAGGTGTACGGGCTCTCTGCGGTCGCGCTCGTGTCGTTTTCGTCGCTCTCGGGTTCGCTGCAGGGGGCAAGCGAGACCCGGATCCCGTTCGTCGCGCGGCTCAGCGGTATGTTCGTCTTCTTCCTCGGGCTGTCGTGGCTGCTCGGATCGACACTCGGCTACGGGCCCGTGGGCGCGTACGTCGGCGTCTTCGTGGCGTACGTCTGGATGGCGCTGGTGGTGGCGTACGGCTTCGGCTACGCCGGCTGGGCCGACCGTGCCGCCAGGCTGATGGACGAACGCAGCGACGAGGGGGCGTCCGACGCGGTCGAGGGCGACTCGGTTGGCGATCCCGACGTCGACTGA
- a CDS encoding FAD-dependent oxidoreductase, whose translation MDATVEVVETENVGTDTVAVTISTPPEFTAEPGQFVRLAATIDGEEYARFYTLSSPSVTDTFEVTVGIDPEESGPFSEFLATLAPGTTLEMSGPFGDQYYEGEPRAVVLAGGSGVGPAVAIAERALAAGNEAAVVYRYEGSPAHGTRLARLRERGATVRVTDAPLDTPVAEVLSGAAGEQLFVFGFDSFVDLAKQAVESAGGSFDGAKVENFG comes from the coding sequence ATGGACGCGACAGTCGAAGTCGTCGAAACCGAGAACGTCGGAACCGACACAGTCGCCGTGACGATCTCGACACCGCCGGAGTTTACGGCGGAGCCGGGGCAGTTCGTCCGCCTTGCGGCCACGATCGACGGCGAGGAGTACGCCCGGTTTTACACCTTGTCCTCCCCGTCCGTGACGGACACCTTCGAGGTGACCGTCGGGATCGACCCGGAGGAGAGCGGGCCGTTCAGCGAGTTCCTCGCGACGCTTGCACCCGGAACGACCCTCGAGATGTCCGGTCCTTTCGGCGATCAGTATTACGAAGGGGAGCCGCGCGCTGTGGTCCTCGCCGGCGGGTCGGGGGTGGGACCGGCCGTCGCGATCGCCGAACGCGCGCTCGCAGCTGGCAACGAGGCGGCTGTCGTGTACCGATACGAGGGGTCGCCGGCCCACGGGACGCGACTCGCCCGGCTCCGAGAACGGGGGGCGACGGTTCGGGTCACCGACGCGCCGCTCGACACCCCCGTCGCCGAGGTCCTCTCCGGGGCGGCGGGCGAACAGCTGTTCGTGTTCGGCTTCGACTCGTTCGTCGATCTCGCAAAGCAGGCGGTCGAATCGGCTGGTGGGAGCTTCGACGGGGCGAAAGTCGAAAACTTCGGCTGA
- a CDS encoding gamma-glutamylcyclotransferase family protein has product MDVFVYGTLTAPDRVGELLDSFVFVGAATLHGLHAVEGRYPTLAPGGRVAGRLLRTDEIERLDRYEGVDRGLYARVSVPVEDERIAEAAVYVGDPERLDADVTWPGTGPFRDRVEEYLTTENVRIVPTPPNDRGRDPP; this is encoded by the coding sequence ATGGACGTCTTCGTGTACGGAACCCTCACCGCGCCCGATCGCGTCGGGGAACTGCTCGACTCGTTCGTCTTCGTCGGGGCGGCGACGCTCCACGGGCTCCACGCGGTGGAGGGGAGGTATCCGACGCTCGCGCCGGGCGGGCGGGTCGCCGGGCGACTCCTCCGCACCGACGAAATCGAACGGCTCGACCGATACGAAGGGGTCGATCGCGGCCTCTACGCCCGGGTTTCGGTTCCAGTCGAAGACGAACGCATCGCAGAAGCCGCCGTCTACGTCGGAGATCCCGAGCGACTCGACGCCGACGTCACCTGGCCGGGGACCGGTCCGTTCCGCGATCGGGTCGAGGAGTACCTCACAACCGAGAACGTCCGGATCGTCCCCACCCCGCCGAACGATCGCGGCCGAGACCCACCGTAA